From the Cyclopterus lumpus isolate fCycLum1 chromosome 25, fCycLum1.pri, whole genome shotgun sequence genome, one window contains:
- the LOC117728251 gene encoding hepcidin-like, which translates to MKTFPVAVAVAVVLTFICVQQSSAVPAAEVREPGEPMSVDNPAADHEETSLDSWMMPYNNREKRGVRCKLCCNCCTRGVCGLCCRF; encoded by the exons ATGAAGACATTCCCCGTTGCTGTTGCAGTGGCCGTCGTGCTCACCTTCATTTGTGTTCAGCAGAGCTCTGCCGTCCCAGCCGCTGAG GTGCGGGAGCCGGGGGAGCCGATGAGCGTTGACAACCCAGCTGCTGACCACGAGGAGACGTCCCTGGACTCATGGATG ATGCCGTACAACAACAGAGAGAAGCGCGGCGTCAGGTGCAAATTATGCTGCAACTGCTGCACCCGCGGGGTCTGCGGATTGTGCTGCAGATTCTGA